A portion of the Carya illinoinensis cultivar Pawnee chromosome 11, C.illinoinensisPawnee_v1, whole genome shotgun sequence genome contains these proteins:
- the LOC122280336 gene encoding probable serine/threonine-protein kinase abkC isoform X1, with product MFDQVILCSVIGVYHFWTYGNVRRIAHSLFPNPKTSCFSVNGGEGHNILCTYYSLSRKISQHRFSFRVPSPFALYKAKNKILLHGSGYINFYGLPVSKTISQQLRIAWRRFSSACSNNGPALPPISQIVCAVSLALTRSNLVAPGVIAIIIGELAWTRQTWAEAEYLPTRDTLYMHAQDGHVYLTSFVYLVLEGFILLLRAIYLAILFSPCITMAPFVDSLGVEFRKRWLHIVHLTLEKAGPAFVKWGQWAATRPDLFPRDLCSELAKLHANAPAHSFSFTKRTIERAFGRKLSAIFENFDKKPVASGSVAQVHQATLKYRYPGQKIKPIVVAVKVRHPGVGEAIRRDFMIINFMAKISRFIPTLKCLRLDESVQQFGVFMISQVDLSREAAHLSRFIYNFRRCKDVSFPKPLYPLVHPSVLVETYEQGESVLHYVEELEAHEQIKSALAQIGTHALLKMLLVDNFIHADMHPGNILVRVTHSKPSHKQILRSKPLVILLDVDLTAELSKKDRVNLMDFFKAVALQDGRTAAECTLRLSKQQNCPNPRAFIEEVENSLGFWRTHVVHPADCMQQLLEQVRRHKVNIDADICTVMVTTLVLEGWQRKLDPDYDVLQALNSLLFRVDLADSLFDTIEKLMAP from the exons ATGTTCGATCAAGTAATCTTATGCTCTGTTATTGGTGTGTATCA TTTTTGGACCTATGGAAATGTTAGGAGGATTGCACACTCACTCTTCCCAAATCCGAAAACCAGCTGCTTTTCAGTAAATGGTGGGGAGGGACATAATATCCTTTGCACCTATTATTCCCTAAGCAGAAAAATCTCCCAGCATAGATTTTCTTTTAGAGTACCTTCTCCTTTTGCATTATATAAAGCAAAAAATAAGATCTTGTTACACGGTAGTGGTTACATAAACTTCTATGGCCTTCCAGTGAGTAAGACAATCTCTCAGCAGCTGCGAATTGCTTGGAGAAGGTTTTCCTCTGCATGTTCCAACAATGGGCCAGCTTTACCACCGATAAGTCAGATTGTATGTGCAGTGAGCCTGGCTTTGACCCGATCAAATCTTGTTGCCCCTGGTGTTATTGCTATCATAATTGGAGAGCTTGCTTGGACACGACAAACATGGGCAGAGGCAGAATACTTGCCGACAAGGGATACCTTGTATATGCATGCCCAAGATGGACATGTTTATCTGACCTCATTTGTATATTTGGTACTGGAGGGTTTTATCTTGTTGCTCAGGGCTATATACTTAGCAATTTTGTTCTCACCGTGCATAACTATGGCTCCTTTTGTGGATTCCCTTGGTGTTGAGTTTAGGAAAAGATGGCTCCACATTGTCCATCTTACACTAGAAAAGGCAGGCCCAGCATTTGTAAAATGGGGTCAATGGGCTGCAACAAGACCGGATCTCTTCCCCAGAGATTTGTGTAGTGAACTCGCAAAACTTCATGCCAACGCGCCAGCACATAGTTTTTCATTCACCAAAAGAACCATTGAAAGGGCATTCGGTCGAAAGCTGTCCGCaatctttgaaaattttgataagaAACCTGTGGCATCAGGAAGTGTTGCTCAAGTTCATCAAGCTACGCTGAAATACAGATATCCCGGTCAGAAGATCAAACCTATTGTTGTTGCTGTAAAGGTTCGACATCCAGGTGTTGGCGAAGCAATTAGAAGGGAttttatgataattaatttCATGGCAAAAATTTCTAGGTTTATCCCTACTTTGAAATGTTTGAGATTGGATGAAAGCGTACAGCAATTTGGTGTTTTTATGATATCTCAGGTTGATCTTTCAAGGGAAGCTGCTCACCTGAGTCGCTTTATTTATAATTTCCGAAGATGCAAGGATGTCTCATTTCCAAAGCCTCTATACCCCCTGGTGCACCCATCCGTTTTAGTGGAAACTTATGAACAAGGTGAAAGTGTTCTGCATTATGttgaagagcttgaagcacatgAACAGATTAAAAGTGCCCTTGCGCAAATCGGAACCCATGCACTTCTAAAGATGCTTTTG GTAGACAATTTTATCCATGCGGACATGCATCCTGGAAATATTCTTGTCCGAGTAACACATAGCAAGCCATCACATAAGCAGATCTTGAGATCAAAGCCTCTAGTCATTCTCCTTGATGTAGACTTGACTGCTGAACTTTCAAAGAAGGATCGAGTGAATCTAATGGATTTCTTCAAGGCTGTAGCACTTCAAGATGGTCGGACTGCTGCCGAGTGTACACTTAGATTGTCTAAACAACAAAACTGCCCAAATCCAAGGGCTTTCATTGAG GAAGTGGAAAATTCTTTAGGTTTCTGGCGCACCCATGTTGTCCACCCTGCGGATTGCATGCAGCAATTGCTGGAGCAAGTTAGGCGTCATAAGGTGAACATTGATGCGGATATTTGTACTGTGATGGTAACCACTTTGGTGCTTGAG GGATGGCAGCGGAAGCTTGATCCGGATTATGACGTGCTACAAGCTTTGAATTCATTACTGTTTAGAGTTGACTTGGCGGACTCTCTCTTCGACACTATTGAAAAACTCATGGCCCCCTAA
- the LOC122280336 gene encoding probable serine/threonine-protein kinase abkC isoform X3 — MFDQVILCSVIGVYHFWTYGNVRRIAHSLFPNPKTSCFSVNGGEGHNILCTYYSLSRKISQHRFSFRVPSPFALYKAKNKILLHGSGYINFYGLPVSKTISQQLRIAWRRFSSACSNNGPALPPISQIVCAVSLALTRSNLVAPGVIAIIIGELAWTRQTWAEAEYLPTRDTLYMHAQDGHVYLTSFVYLVLEGFILLLRAIYLAILFSPCITMAPFVDSLGVEFRKRWLHIVHLTLEKAGPAFVKWGQWAATRPDLFPRDLCSELAKLHANAPAHSFSFTKRTIERAFGRKLSAIFENFDKKPVASGSVAQVHQATLKYRYPGQKIKPIVVAVKVDLSREAAHLSRFIYNFRRCKDVSFPKPLYPLVHPSVLVETYEQGESVLHYVEELEAHEQIKSALAQIGTHALLKMLLVDNFIHADMHPGNILVRVTHSKPSHKQILRSKPLVILLDVDLTAELSKKDRVNLMDFFKAVALQDGRTAAECTLRLSKQQNCPNPRAFIEEVENSLGFWRTHVVHPADCMQQLLEQVRRHKVNIDADICTVMVTTLVLEGWQRKLDPDYDVLQALNSLLFRVDLADSLFDTIEKLMAP, encoded by the exons ATGTTCGATCAAGTAATCTTATGCTCTGTTATTGGTGTGTATCA TTTTTGGACCTATGGAAATGTTAGGAGGATTGCACACTCACTCTTCCCAAATCCGAAAACCAGCTGCTTTTCAGTAAATGGTGGGGAGGGACATAATATCCTTTGCACCTATTATTCCCTAAGCAGAAAAATCTCCCAGCATAGATTTTCTTTTAGAGTACCTTCTCCTTTTGCATTATATAAAGCAAAAAATAAGATCTTGTTACACGGTAGTGGTTACATAAACTTCTATGGCCTTCCAGTGAGTAAGACAATCTCTCAGCAGCTGCGAATTGCTTGGAGAAGGTTTTCCTCTGCATGTTCCAACAATGGGCCAGCTTTACCACCGATAAGTCAGATTGTATGTGCAGTGAGCCTGGCTTTGACCCGATCAAATCTTGTTGCCCCTGGTGTTATTGCTATCATAATTGGAGAGCTTGCTTGGACACGACAAACATGGGCAGAGGCAGAATACTTGCCGACAAGGGATACCTTGTATATGCATGCCCAAGATGGACATGTTTATCTGACCTCATTTGTATATTTGGTACTGGAGGGTTTTATCTTGTTGCTCAGGGCTATATACTTAGCAATTTTGTTCTCACCGTGCATAACTATGGCTCCTTTTGTGGATTCCCTTGGTGTTGAGTTTAGGAAAAGATGGCTCCACATTGTCCATCTTACACTAGAAAAGGCAGGCCCAGCATTTGTAAAATGGGGTCAATGGGCTGCAACAAGACCGGATCTCTTCCCCAGAGATTTGTGTAGTGAACTCGCAAAACTTCATGCCAACGCGCCAGCACATAGTTTTTCATTCACCAAAAGAACCATTGAAAGGGCATTCGGTCGAAAGCTGTCCGCaatctttgaaaattttgataagaAACCTGTGGCATCAGGAAGTGTTGCTCAAGTTCATCAAGCTACGCTGAAATACAGATATCCCGGTCAGAAGATCAAACCTATTGTTGTTGCTGTAAAG GTTGATCTTTCAAGGGAAGCTGCTCACCTGAGTCGCTTTATTTATAATTTCCGAAGATGCAAGGATGTCTCATTTCCAAAGCCTCTATACCCCCTGGTGCACCCATCCGTTTTAGTGGAAACTTATGAACAAGGTGAAAGTGTTCTGCATTATGttgaagagcttgaagcacatgAACAGATTAAAAGTGCCCTTGCGCAAATCGGAACCCATGCACTTCTAAAGATGCTTTTG GTAGACAATTTTATCCATGCGGACATGCATCCTGGAAATATTCTTGTCCGAGTAACACATAGCAAGCCATCACATAAGCAGATCTTGAGATCAAAGCCTCTAGTCATTCTCCTTGATGTAGACTTGACTGCTGAACTTTCAAAGAAGGATCGAGTGAATCTAATGGATTTCTTCAAGGCTGTAGCACTTCAAGATGGTCGGACTGCTGCCGAGTGTACACTTAGATTGTCTAAACAACAAAACTGCCCAAATCCAAGGGCTTTCATTGAG GAAGTGGAAAATTCTTTAGGTTTCTGGCGCACCCATGTTGTCCACCCTGCGGATTGCATGCAGCAATTGCTGGAGCAAGTTAGGCGTCATAAGGTGAACATTGATGCGGATATTTGTACTGTGATGGTAACCACTTTGGTGCTTGAG GGATGGCAGCGGAAGCTTGATCCGGATTATGACGTGCTACAAGCTTTGAATTCATTACTGTTTAGAGTTGACTTGGCGGACTCTCTCTTCGACACTATTGAAAAACTCATGGCCCCCTAA
- the LOC122280336 gene encoding probable serine/threonine-protein kinase abkC isoform X2: protein MSSFWTYGNVRRIAHSLFPNPKTSCFSVNGGEGHNILCTYYSLSRKISQHRFSFRVPSPFALYKAKNKILLHGSGYINFYGLPVSKTISQQLRIAWRRFSSACSNNGPALPPISQIVCAVSLALTRSNLVAPGVIAIIIGELAWTRQTWAEAEYLPTRDTLYMHAQDGHVYLTSFVYLVLEGFILLLRAIYLAILFSPCITMAPFVDSLGVEFRKRWLHIVHLTLEKAGPAFVKWGQWAATRPDLFPRDLCSELAKLHANAPAHSFSFTKRTIERAFGRKLSAIFENFDKKPVASGSVAQVHQATLKYRYPGQKIKPIVVAVKVRHPGVGEAIRRDFMIINFMAKISRFIPTLKCLRLDESVQQFGVFMISQVDLSREAAHLSRFIYNFRRCKDVSFPKPLYPLVHPSVLVETYEQGESVLHYVEELEAHEQIKSALAQIGTHALLKMLLVDNFIHADMHPGNILVRVTHSKPSHKQILRSKPLVILLDVDLTAELSKKDRVNLMDFFKAVALQDGRTAAECTLRLSKQQNCPNPRAFIEEVENSLGFWRTHVVHPADCMQQLLEQVRRHKVNIDADICTVMVTTLVLEGWQRKLDPDYDVLQALNSLLFRVDLADSLFDTIEKLMAP, encoded by the exons ATGTCCAG TTTTTGGACCTATGGAAATGTTAGGAGGATTGCACACTCACTCTTCCCAAATCCGAAAACCAGCTGCTTTTCAGTAAATGGTGGGGAGGGACATAATATCCTTTGCACCTATTATTCCCTAAGCAGAAAAATCTCCCAGCATAGATTTTCTTTTAGAGTACCTTCTCCTTTTGCATTATATAAAGCAAAAAATAAGATCTTGTTACACGGTAGTGGTTACATAAACTTCTATGGCCTTCCAGTGAGTAAGACAATCTCTCAGCAGCTGCGAATTGCTTGGAGAAGGTTTTCCTCTGCATGTTCCAACAATGGGCCAGCTTTACCACCGATAAGTCAGATTGTATGTGCAGTGAGCCTGGCTTTGACCCGATCAAATCTTGTTGCCCCTGGTGTTATTGCTATCATAATTGGAGAGCTTGCTTGGACACGACAAACATGGGCAGAGGCAGAATACTTGCCGACAAGGGATACCTTGTATATGCATGCCCAAGATGGACATGTTTATCTGACCTCATTTGTATATTTGGTACTGGAGGGTTTTATCTTGTTGCTCAGGGCTATATACTTAGCAATTTTGTTCTCACCGTGCATAACTATGGCTCCTTTTGTGGATTCCCTTGGTGTTGAGTTTAGGAAAAGATGGCTCCACATTGTCCATCTTACACTAGAAAAGGCAGGCCCAGCATTTGTAAAATGGGGTCAATGGGCTGCAACAAGACCGGATCTCTTCCCCAGAGATTTGTGTAGTGAACTCGCAAAACTTCATGCCAACGCGCCAGCACATAGTTTTTCATTCACCAAAAGAACCATTGAAAGGGCATTCGGTCGAAAGCTGTCCGCaatctttgaaaattttgataagaAACCTGTGGCATCAGGAAGTGTTGCTCAAGTTCATCAAGCTACGCTGAAATACAGATATCCCGGTCAGAAGATCAAACCTATTGTTGTTGCTGTAAAGGTTCGACATCCAGGTGTTGGCGAAGCAATTAGAAGGGAttttatgataattaatttCATGGCAAAAATTTCTAGGTTTATCCCTACTTTGAAATGTTTGAGATTGGATGAAAGCGTACAGCAATTTGGTGTTTTTATGATATCTCAGGTTGATCTTTCAAGGGAAGCTGCTCACCTGAGTCGCTTTATTTATAATTTCCGAAGATGCAAGGATGTCTCATTTCCAAAGCCTCTATACCCCCTGGTGCACCCATCCGTTTTAGTGGAAACTTATGAACAAGGTGAAAGTGTTCTGCATTATGttgaagagcttgaagcacatgAACAGATTAAAAGTGCCCTTGCGCAAATCGGAACCCATGCACTTCTAAAGATGCTTTTG GTAGACAATTTTATCCATGCGGACATGCATCCTGGAAATATTCTTGTCCGAGTAACACATAGCAAGCCATCACATAAGCAGATCTTGAGATCAAAGCCTCTAGTCATTCTCCTTGATGTAGACTTGACTGCTGAACTTTCAAAGAAGGATCGAGTGAATCTAATGGATTTCTTCAAGGCTGTAGCACTTCAAGATGGTCGGACTGCTGCCGAGTGTACACTTAGATTGTCTAAACAACAAAACTGCCCAAATCCAAGGGCTTTCATTGAG GAAGTGGAAAATTCTTTAGGTTTCTGGCGCACCCATGTTGTCCACCCTGCGGATTGCATGCAGCAATTGCTGGAGCAAGTTAGGCGTCATAAGGTGAACATTGATGCGGATATTTGTACTGTGATGGTAACCACTTTGGTGCTTGAG GGATGGCAGCGGAAGCTTGATCCGGATTATGACGTGCTACAAGCTTTGAATTCATTACTGTTTAGAGTTGACTTGGCGGACTCTCTCTTCGACACTATTGAAAAACTCATGGCCCCCTAA
- the LOC122280337 gene encoding transcription factor MYB41-like, with translation MGKPPCCDKDGLKKGPWTAEEDQKLIDYIQKHGQGRWRILPKNAGLKRCGKSCRLRWTNYLRPDIKRGRFSFEEEETIIQLHCVLGNKWSAIAAQLPGRTDNEIKNYWNTHIRKKLARMGIDPVTHTPRLDLLDLSSILSSSLYHSSQLSLPSLLGIGPFVNSNIQNLVTAFLSSQRKTSDNTCQYLQQNQFDNTLVGNHQFQSSQPIQPSAIYSGQANQLHSGPIQEIQHCPASSTLSAPFQSEVPQLTRAKMEHLSPNLAYFSSQNSPPNLWPNIGERPDHLVMGAIPNFPEFDSIDPNSENHVLHSNIEQIPDFSFDSFITTPSSSSTPLNSSATTTYAICSSTEYERDSYCSNSLMYNIPNSLNASGLRM, from the exons ATGGGAAAACCTCCTTGTTGTGACAAAGATGGACTGAAGAAAGGCCCATGGACTGCAGAAGAAGATCAGAAACTGATTGATTATATTCAGAAGCATGGGCAGGGTAGATGGCGAATCCTTCCCAAGAATGCAG GTCTAAAAAGGTGTGGAAAGAGTTGCCGGCTTCGCTGGACAAACTATTTGAGACCTGACATCAAGAGAGGGAGGTTTTcatttgaagaagaagagaccATAATTCAACTGCACTGTGTTTTGGGAAACAA GTGGTCCGCCATTGCTGCCCAATTGCCGGGAAGAACGGATAACGAGATAAAGAACTATTGGAACACCCACATCAGAAAGAAGCTGGCGAGAATGGGAATCGATCCAGTTACTCATACCCCACGCCTTGATCTTCTCGACCTCTCCTCGATTCTGAGCTCATCTCTCTACCACTCATCTCAACTCAGTCTACCCAGTTTGCTTGGGATCGGACCTTTTGTGAACTCAAATATCCAAAATCTAGTTACAGCTTTCTTGTCATCCCAACGCAAAACCTCGGACAATACttgtcaatatctccagcaaAACCAATTTGACAATACCCTAGTTGGAAATCATCAGTTCCAGTCCTCCCAACCAATTCAGCCGAGCGCAATTTACTCTGGACAAGCAAACCAGCTCCACAGCGGACCAATTCAAGAAATTCAACACTGTCCAGCATCAAGCACTCTAAGTGCTCCATTTCAAAGCGAAGTACCCCAGCTCACACGAGCCAAAATGGAGCATCTCTCGCCAAACCTTGCTTATTTTAGCTCCCAaaactctccaccaaatttgTGGCCAAATATTGGAGAGCGTCCTGATCATTTAGTTATGGGTGCTATTCCTAATTTTCCAGAGTTTGACTCCATTGACCCTAACTCAGAAAACCATGTTTTACACTCAAATATCGAGCAGATACCGGATTTCAGTTTTGACTCATTCATAACAACACCTTCATCTAGTTCCACTCCCTTAAATTCATCGGCTACTACCACCTATGCCATCTGCAGCAGCACTGAATATGAGAGGGATAGTTACTGCAGCAATTCTTTGATGTATAATATACCAAATAGCTTAAATGCCAGTGGACTGCGTATGTAA